In one window of Miscanthus floridulus cultivar M001 chromosome 12, ASM1932011v1, whole genome shotgun sequence DNA:
- the LOC136498252 gene encoding uncharacterized protein yields MRRRWSRAAVLACLVLLAAAACVAESRAVPAAGGGSRTGTGNAAAAAAGGGGGAGRRGAFDVVVVGLVSIGLGRRWRAGGGEMVDEDKRRVPTGPNPLHNR; encoded by the coding sequence ATGAGGAGGCGGTGGTCCCGCGCCGCGGTCCTCGCGTGCTTAGTGCTCCTCGCGGCCGCCGCGTGCGTCGCCGAGTCGCGCGCGGTGCCCGCCGCCGGGGGCGGGAGCCGCACCGGGACCGGgaacgcggccgcggccgcggcgggcggcggcggtggcgccgggAGGCGAGGCGCGTTCGACGTCGTGGTCGTCGGCCTCGTCAGCATCGGGCTCGGCCGGCGGTGGCGCGCCGGCGGTGGCGAGATGGTCGACGAGGACAAGCGCCGCGTGCCCACGGGGCCCAATCCGCTGCACAACCGATGA